A window of the Aquila chrysaetos chrysaetos unplaced genomic scaffold, bAquChr1.4, whole genome shotgun sequence genome harbors these coding sequences:
- the SYCN gene encoding syncollin: MAAVAVLVVLAAAVLAGAEAQCPAPSNLRTANGTCICAQLYTDNSPYYDQCCGGSALVVYPGSDVPYMPHGWGTAVSSLVVSTRCELTIWSRAGKKGKSRSFGASTVPRLQEVRQGLFSNWNNAIRGFYCQCR, encoded by the coding sequence ATGGCAGCAGTGGCggtgctggtggtgctggcGGCGGCAGTGCTGGCGGGGGCTGAGGCGCAGTGCCCGGCCCCCTCCAACCTGCGGACGGCCAACGGCACCTGCATCTGCGCCCAGCTCTACACCGACAACAGCCCCTACTACGACCAGTGCTGCGGGGGGTCCGCCCTCGTGGTGTACCCTGGCTCCGACGTCCCCTACATGCCCCACGGCTGGGGCACTGCCGTCTCCTCCTTGGTGGTGAGCACCCGCTGTGAGCTGACCATCTGGTCTCGGGCCGGCAAGAAGGGGAAGAGCCGGAGTTTCGGGGCCAGCACGGTGCCACGGTTGCAGGAGGTGCGGCAGGGGCTCTTCAGCAACTGGAACAACGCCATCAGGGGCTTCTACTGCCAGTGCCGCTGA